Proteins from one Salmonella bongori NCTC 12419 genomic window:
- the mnmH gene encoding tRNA 2-selenouridine(34) synthase MnmH, with protein sequence MNDGTDSRALLIADTPLIDVRAPIEFQQGAMPGAINLPLMTDDERAAVGTCYKRQGADAALALGHRLVSGDIRQQRLEAWKAAFQRFPNGFLCCARGGQRSHIVQRWLQEAGIDCPLIEGGYKALRQEAIQATQQLVQKPILLIGGCTGSGKTQLVRQQPNGLDLEGLARHRGSSFGRTLKPQLSQASFENKLAVEMLKINARQTLKRWVLEDEGRTIGANHLPEPLRERMAQAPVVVVEDPLERRLERLREEYFIRMHHDFTSAYGDDRGWQAYSEYLRHGLFAIRRRLGLQRFAELTNTLDMALAEQLSSGSTDGHMAWLVPLLNEYYDPMYRYQLKKKAANIVFRGTSETVGHWLMEHQ encoded by the coding sequence ATGAACGATGGAACGGACTCTCGCGCGCTCCTCATTGCCGATACGCCTTTAATTGATGTACGCGCGCCGATTGAGTTTCAACAGGGCGCCATGCCGGGCGCTATCAACCTGCCATTGATGACGGATGACGAGCGAGCCGCCGTCGGCACCTGTTATAAACGTCAGGGTGCGGATGCAGCGTTAGCGCTGGGACACCGGTTAGTGAGCGGTGACATTCGCCAGCAGCGTCTTGAAGCCTGGAAAGCCGCGTTCCAGCGCTTCCCCAACGGGTTTCTGTGCTGCGCACGCGGTGGTCAGCGGTCGCATATCGTACAACGTTGGCTGCAAGAGGCTGGGATTGACTGCCCCCTTATTGAAGGTGGCTATAAAGCGCTGCGCCAGGAGGCAATTCAGGCGACCCAACAACTGGTGCAAAAACCCATTCTGTTAATTGGCGGCTGTACCGGTAGCGGCAAAACACAACTGGTACGACAGCAGCCCAACGGTCTGGATCTGGAAGGGCTTGCACGCCATCGCGGCTCCTCGTTCGGACGCACGCTGAAACCCCAGCTCAGCCAGGCCAGCTTTGAAAATAAACTTGCAGTCGAAATGCTGAAGATTAACGCGCGTCAAACATTAAAAAGATGGGTACTGGAAGATGAAGGGCGAACGATTGGCGCTAACCATCTACCTGAGCCTTTACGCGAACGAATGGCGCAGGCACCGGTTGTGGTAGTAGAAGATCCGCTTGAGCGTCGACTGGAACGTCTGCGTGAAGAATATTTCATCCGTATGCATCACGATTTCACCAGCGCCTACGGCGATGACCGCGGCTGGCAGGCGTACAGTGAGTACCTGCGCCACGGACTTTTCGCCATTCGCCGCCGTCTGGGGCTGCAACGCTTCGCCGAACTGACAAACACGCTGGATATGGCGCTGGCGGAGCAATTATCCAGCGGTAGCACAGACGGACATATGGCATGGCTGGTTCCGCTACTGAATGAATATTACGACCCGATGTACCGCTATCAACTGAAAAAGAAAGCCGCGAATATCGTTTTTCGCGGCACATCGGAAACCGTTGGGCACTGGTTAATGGAACATCAGTAA